In Fusobacterium sp. JB019, the sequence GGAATCCCAACAAAGTATAAAAACCTTTAGTAGCTTCTACTAAGGGTTTTTTCTTTGTTTCACACTAATAAATAAAAAAAAATCATGCAATATATGCAACATATGCAACATATGCAATATATGCAAGATACGTTTTTGACTTTCTTGTAAAAAGGTTTAAAATATAAGTTAGATAAAATATTTTAATATACAAGATATATTAGTTGGGAGGCTAGTTATGAATCACAGTTTTAATATTAATTTGGCAGTGGAATATGGTGTATACGAGGCAATCCTTATAGAAAATATGGCTTTTTGGATAAAAAGAAATATGTTAAATAATAAAAACTATAAAGAAGGAAATTATTGGACATATAATAGCTATAAAGCTTTTAGTAATCTTTTCCCATATATGAGTATGAGAAAAATACAAAGAGCATTACTAAAATTAGAAGAATTAAATGTTATTAAATCAGGAAGTTTTAATAAATTATCTTATGATAGAACAAAATGGTATACCATTGTAAGTTCAAAGATAAAAAGCATCTATGGGATTTTTACAAATGATAAATCCAATGTGCCAAAATGTAAAATGCATGATACCAAAATGTCTAATGGGGTAAGCCAAAATGTTAAACCTATACCAGATATAAACACTAATATAAAAACAGATATAAAAACTACTACTAATGGTGGTGGCTCTCTTGATCCTAGACAAAAGGAAGTAAAAGAAATTGAAGAAAAGCTAAGCCTTTCTAATCTGGAATTATCAACATGTAAAAATATTATGAAAATCGTAATTGATAAAAGAATAAGTTTTGAAAGATTTACGAAAGTCCTAGAATATACTAAAAGCCATATAAAATCTGCTGGATTTATGGTTTCTGCCCTAAGGGATAACTATACCATAAATGATAATAATTTTAAAGGAAATGGTCCTAAACAAAGATCTGAAATCATTGATGAGGAAATAAAATTATCTAGAAAAAAAATGGATAAGCAAGAACAAGAAAAGGAAAAAGATCTACAGGATAGAAAAGCTCTTGATGACTATTTTAAATTTTTACCAAAGGAAGAACAAGTGAAAATAATGGATAAAGCAAGAGCTATAGCTAAAAAAAATTATGGATGTGTATGGGAAGTTATGTGTAGAGTAAAGGTAAAATATGATATTTTAAGAGATAAAAAAAGACGCCAATATAAAAATATCAGCATCTTTTAAATTCCCTATTTTTCTTCATCTATTTTTTCATCAGCATAAGTTCTCATGAAATTTACTAGGGTTTTTGTTAAAATAACTATCTTTTTTTTAATTGAATAGCTAACAAATTGTCTTTGATGTTTTCCTAAATAAAGGGATGTTCTACTAATTTTTAAAGTTTTTGAAACCTCTGGGATAGTAGCAAATTGTCCAAAAGTCTCTAATAAAATTTTAAGTAATGTTTTTTCATCATTATTTTTTGGTTTTGATTTCTCAATAATCTCCTTATCAGTAATATCATACACAAATAAATTATTTTTTTTCATAATATCATATCCTCCTCTTTTAAACCTTCTTTAAAATTAATAATATTTTTAATATATAAATCTATTTTTTCACCTAAAGCATTTCTAATAAAAGAAACTTTAAAAATAGAATGCAAATCTAAATGTTCCTTTGCTAAAGAACTTTTAGACATAAAATATAAAGCTTTAATGATGTCATCTTTCCCAAATAAAGAACAAGCTCTAAATATTAAAAGATAATCTTTTACTACAATTTCTGTTTTTTTAAAATCTAAATAATCATAAAGTTTAATCATATTCTTTACTAACTTTATATTAGCCTCCTTATCTTTTCTAAATTTTTTAGCTATTAATTCTTCATCAAAATCATTGGTAATTAAATAAAGATTTCTAGCACTAGTAAGTTCTCTCATATACCCAGTATGTCTGTACTTATTTTTATTACATAGTTTTGAATTATTAGCTCTAGAATCCTCTAAGTATTTGTTTTTTTTTAAGAGCATAATTAAATTACTGCAGCTTGTCTTTGTTAAAGAAGTAGGTCCCCCTAAAAATTCGTTGTTAAATAAACATTTTTTGTGTTTAGTACCAGCATGAATAATACTCATTAAAATTTTTGAAGTAGAAGAAGCAGCAGCGTCAATTAAAATATTAAATGGGATAATTAAATCTTTTCCTGGTTTTTTCTCCATAAACGTCCTCCTTAAAATAAATTTTTTTATTCAAATTTGAATCCTTAACTAAATAATATTACAGAGGTTAACTTACGTCAAGATTCATGAAAATATGGAAGCTTTCAAATTTTTTTAAGCAACATATGCAATATATGCAACATATGCAACATATGCAATATACGTTCTGGACGAAATAATATTAAAAGAATATAATGTATTTGTAGATGAGAAGACCTGCAGGAATCATAAGTCTATTGGCAATTTAAATATACCATAAAGTTATTTAAGAATACGTTTTTAGATTAAGGAGATATATTATGGATATAATAGAAGTAAAAGCAATAGTAAAAGATACTTTAAAAAAATTACAAGATTCAATTAAAAGAGAAGTTAATTACAAAAAAGAAATTGCAGATGATAGAATAGCTTTAAAAGCAGTATTAGCTGATCAAGCAGATGGAGCTGAAATAGATTTAGATGCTGGTTACAAAACATATAATGAATGGATCGAGCAACTTAATAAAGAAATAAAAACTGGAGTAGCTTCCCTAGATAGAATAGGAAGAGAGAAAGCAGAAGTTATTGCCTATCAGTTTTATTTAGATAAGGCTGTTGAAGAAAAAGCATAGTAAAAATAGGATGCTAGGTTTTCCTAGCATCCTTATATATTAAGATAATATTTATTAAAAGGAAGTGTTAATATGAAAGCTAATATCTTAAAATTTATTGAAAAATTTATGTGTAAATATTTAGGACCAGAAGTTTTAGAAGATGTTGTATTATCTTTTTTAAAGGAATTAGTAAACAAAACTGGCTCTAAGATAGATGATGAAATTTATAATATTGTATTTAATAGAGTTGCTAAGGGAAGTGGCCATGATGATAGAATACTTTAAATTTGGATTTACTATTTTAGTAACTATAATTGGAACTTTATTTAGTGTTTATAAATATTTCAAGAAAGAATTTCAAAAAAAGGCAGATAAGGATAATGTAATAAAGGCTTTTGAAGATCTTTTTATGGAAGTAGAAAAAAAAGTAGATAAGATGCTATATGCAAAGGATATTGAATTTTTAAAAAAACAAATTAATGAAAACAATAAATCCCTCTATAAAAAGCTAGAAGAAATGCGAGATGATATGAAAATTGTAAAGGAGTACCTACTTAATAAATAACTTAAAAAAGGCTATTAGTATTTTATATTAATAGCTTTTTTTATTAAAAATTATTAATGCAAAATAAATATAGATTGTAAAAGTATAGAATGTTTGTTAAAATATTAGAGAGTATTAATTAAAGATTTAGGAGGAAAAAATAAAATTATGTGTCAATACGATTATTTAGAAGAGATGAAGGATGATGAAATAGATTTAGTGGAAATAACAAAGATAATAGTAAAAAGAAAGGTATTGATAATTGCAGTAGCTATTTTAATATCAATAATATCTTTAATTGCAGGAGGCATTAATTATTCTAGAGGTAAAAGTGTAACAACTATTATAGGATATAGTTATGAAGATATAGATAAAGGTTTAAATCCAGATGGTTCTCAGTTTACAATAGGAGAGCTAAAAAATAATATTATAGCAAGAAGAGTGTATGACAAATATCCTATATTAAAAGAGAAAGGGATAACTTTAACAGATTTTATATTTTCAATTAAGATACAAGGAATAATTCCAAGTGACATTTCTAATTTAACAGAAACAAATTTAAAAAAAGGTAAAAAGTTTATGTATAATCCAGTTGATTATAAGATAACATTAAGATTAACAGGAGATACAAAGCTTGATGCAGAAATTTTAACAGATTTAACGACAGAATATATTTTATATTTTAATCAAAAATATAAAAGTAGTGAAATTGTACCTTTAATAAAAATTAATGATTTTTCAGGATATGATTATTTAGATATAGTTAGAGTTTTAGATTCTAATATTGAAATTGTAAACAATATAACCTTAAGATTAGTAGAAAAACCTTTTGTTTCTAAAAGAGTAGGACTTACATATGAAGATATAGATAAATTACTAACTAATTTAAAAGAAATAGATTTGAAAAATATTAGTTCAACAGTTGAAATAAGTAATATTACAAATAATATTTCTGAAAGAAAAAGAGTTTTAAATAATAATATAAGAACTCTTAATTTAGAAAAAAAGAAAGCTGGTGGGAAAGCTGAAGTTATTCGTGGAATGTTAAAAGATTATAAACCAGATGCTAGAAAAGTAATGTTACCTACTTTGGGAGAATCAGAAATAAAAATATCTACAGAAGAAAAATATTATACTAGTTTATTAAAAGATTATGAAACTACAGCTACAGAAATAAAAAATTTAGAAATAGATATAGCTGAAGAAACAAGAAAATTAAACGAATTAAGTGATAATAAAGAAATAAAAAAGCAAGTAGAAAAACAAATAGAATTAGTAATAAACAAATATAATTTTATAATTTCAAAAATGAATATAATGAATAAAGAATATTATAATAAATATTTTTCAGATAGTGTAAGAGTAATGTCTCAGACAAGTGTAGTAAGTAATTCAAAAGCGAATATAATAGTTCTTGCAGGTATAATTTTAGGAATTATGATGGGACTAGGAAGTGCATTTATAGCTGAATTTATAGATTATTATCATAAAAATAAACATAAAGTAAAATAGTTAAAAAAATTATTTTCTTAAAGATTGTTAGTTAAATACTAACAGTCTTTTTTTTTATTGATTATAATTTTTTTGTTGTTGAAAATATTTTTTTGTGGAAATAGTTTGTTTTTGAAAATATATGTTGTATACTTAGCTTGAGAGTAATTTATTCATTGTTAAGGACTTTTATTTATAATGATTAACGAGAACATAAGTATTATTTATACAAAATTGTAAAGGAGTTTTAGAATATGGGAAATAAGAACACACAGAAAAATTATGGGTACAACTATGAAGGCTATTATAATGACGCTGAACAAGAAATTGATTTAGTAGATTTAGTGTTTACAATGATAAGAAGATGGAAACTTATTGTTTTAACAATAATACCAGTAGTAATTATTGGTTTTTTTCTTGCTTTAACAAGGCCGTCCATATATAAAGCTGAAACAACTTTAATGGTTTCTAGTGGAATGGCAAGTATAGGAATAGATAATAGTGATATATCCCTTAACCAGAAGTTAGTTATAACTTACTCAGAAGTTGCAAAAAGTAGAAGTATATTAAAAAGAGTAATAAATAAATATGATCTTGAAACTAGTCCAGAAAGTTTAGCAAAGACAATTTCAATATCTCCAGTTTCAGATACTGAGATAATAAAATTAAGCTATAAAAATAAAGATCCACAACTAGCAGCCTCTGTAACAAATGAATTTGCAAAAGAATTTATGAATAAAGTGGTTGAAGTTATGAATATTAGAAATGTAAAGATTGTAGAACCAGCAGAAATTCCAACTCACGCACTACCTAAAAAAAGAACAATTATATTAGCAGCTTTTATTATATTGGGGGCAATGCTAGGAATGGGACTTGCTCTAATAATAGAAAGTATACATAAAAAACTTAGAAAGCCTTCAGAAATAGAAAGTATTTTAGAAGCTCCCATGCTTGGGGTTATTCCTAAATTTAATGTGAAGGATGATGAAGATGGGGAGGATGATAAGTAATGGGTAAAAGAAAAATTTTTTTTAAAGGACACGAACAAGCAGAAGTAGTAGAAGCTTTGAGAGCTGTTAGAACTAACTTAAGTTTTTTAAATGAAAAAAAAGTAGGAAGAAAGATAATATTTACAAGTGTTATTCCAAATGAGGGGAAATCTTTTCTTGCTTCTAACTACGCAGCAAGTATTGCAACAGCAGGGAAAAAAGTTTTACTTATAGATTGTGATATTAGAAGACCTAGAGCCCATGAAAGTTTTAATGTTAAATTTGATAAAGGGATGGAGTCAGTTCTTATGAATGAAGCAACTGTAGATGAGGTTATAATAAGAGACGCATTACCTAATCTAGATATATTACCATCAAAGCATGTAAATAAAGGAGTAACTGAGCTATTTTTAGGAGAAAGAATGGAGGAAATTTTAGATTCTTTGAGTCATCATTATCATACAATAGTACTTGATAATCCACCAATAGCAGTAGCTTCAGAT encodes:
- a CDS encoding CpsD/CapB family tyrosine-protein kinase, encoding MGKRKIFFKGHEQAEVVEALRAVRTNLSFLNEKKVGRKIIFTSVIPNEGKSFLASNYAASIATAGKKVLLIDCDIRRPRAHESFNVKFDKGMESVLMNEATVDEVIIRDALPNLDILPSKHVNKGVTELFLGERMEEILDSLSHHYHTIVLDNPPIAVASDSVLLSKFVDGVVLVVGYDQVSKKELEFARKMLDTAHANVYGFVVNKVDRSGLSYGNYGYYTNYSYYYKEYYGDNHEKIKKKKKINHKKMGKIEKFMYKFGKEYKKQISGDLKGRRE
- a CDS encoding Wzz/FepE/Etk N-terminal domain-containing protein, giving the protein MGNKNTQKNYGYNYEGYYNDAEQEIDLVDLVFTMIRRWKLIVLTIIPVVIIGFFLALTRPSIYKAETTLMVSSGMASIGIDNSDISLNQKLVITYSEVAKSRSILKRVINKYDLETSPESLAKTISISPVSDTEIIKLSYKNKDPQLAASVTNEFAKEFMNKVVEVMNIRNVKIVEPAEIPTHALPKKRTIILAAFIILGAMLGMGLALIIESIHKKLRKPSEIESILEAPMLGVIPKFNVKDDEDGEDDK